One Actinosynnema pretiosum DNA segment encodes these proteins:
- a CDS encoding NUDIX hydrolase, giving the protein MTQLNPRKFRVAAYAVVIDDGKMLLSRWIGSGEKLWILPGGGIEFGEDPYDAVIREVHEETGYHVEVQRLLGMQTSVGKRVSNVDGLEYDYHRLRIIYEAKVVGGELTFEVDGSTDEAAWFPLDQVPALDHVESVDFGLELLRAAPPHGHLPSFT; this is encoded by the coding sequence ATGACTCAGCTCAACCCGAGGAAGTTCCGCGTGGCTGCCTACGCGGTCGTCATCGACGACGGGAAGATGCTCCTCTCCCGCTGGATCGGCTCCGGCGAGAAGCTGTGGATCCTGCCGGGTGGCGGGATCGAGTTCGGCGAGGACCCCTACGACGCGGTCATCAGGGAGGTCCACGAGGAGACCGGGTACCACGTGGAGGTCCAGCGGCTCCTCGGGATGCAGACCTCGGTCGGCAAGCGCGTCAGCAACGTCGACGGGCTGGAGTACGACTACCACCGGCTGCGCATCATCTACGAGGCCAAGGTCGTCGGTGGCGAGCTGACCTTCGAGGTGGACGGGTCCACCGACGAGGCGGCCTGGTTCCCGCTCGACCAGGTGCCCGCGCTCGACCACGTCGAGTCCGTCGACTTCGGGTTGGAACTCCTGCGCGCCGCGCCGCCGCACGGGCACCTGCCGAGTTTCACGTGA